From a single Eleginops maclovinus isolate JMC-PN-2008 ecotype Puerto Natales chromosome 20, JC_Emac_rtc_rv5, whole genome shotgun sequence genomic region:
- the eif4ba gene encoding eukaryotic translation initiation factor 4Ba isoform X6, which translates to MAASAKKKNKKGKTLTLTDFLAEDGKASSNAPPSYPAKSTSWADETDDLDGDVSTSWHGEEDYRSSAIDRSALPTAPRSAREPNVDRSRLPRSPPYTAFLGNLPYDVSEESIKDFFRGLAISAVRLPREPSNPERLKGFGYAEFDDVDSLLRALSLNEENLGNRRIRVDIADQSNDKERDNGSMGGRDRGGRMSDLGPDKTDSPDWRARPSSDADDGPPKREEAFGESDTGSRDRYEPDRFRDGPRRDNDRYDSGRDRFRDRYDDRDRRDFDRGGFDSRGGGGGSRRAFGTGFRRDYDDTRGSSDRYGERERYGDREDRYERKDERREERSDGEGATQRPKLNLKPRSVPKEEEGSGGGGGGGGGSSGGGGGTSPAVAAPPSSGSRASSIFGAAKPVDTAAKEREVEERLKKQEERLQRQLEEDKGRGPERKIRDRDPSWRNEESHPSRSRTGSESSQPGSTSGRGSRCRDGERSGENEVFSARDSEPSSPGTSPLPPSINSSKELLKVVPAPPPKENVWAKRSAASTGSSEGDGRPPVSPVSPSGSTPPKLSSPNSADERDSEKEVQLSQ; encoded by the exons ATGGCGGCGTCAG ctaagaagaagaataagaaggGGAAGACCCTCACTCTGACTGACTTCCTGGCAGAGGACGGGAAGGCAAGCAGCAATGCTCCCCCCAGCTACCCGGCAAAGTCTACTAGCTGGGCCGATGAGACTGATGACCTGGACGGCGATG TCTCGACCTCTTGGCACGGGGAGGAGGATTACCGGTCATCGGCAATTGACCGGTCCGCCCTTCCGACAGCACCTCGCTCAGCACGTGAACCCAATGTGGACCGCTCCCGATTGCCCCGCAGCCCGCCTTACACGGCCTTCCTGGGCAACCTGCCCTATGATGTCTCTGAGGAGTCGATCAAAGACTTCTTCCGCGGCTTGGCA ATCAGTGCAGTGCGCCTGCCCCGTGAGCCCAGTAACCCAGAGAGGCTGAAGGGTTTTGGCTATGCCGAATTTGACGATGTGGACTCCCTTCTGAGGGCCTTGAGTCTCAATGAGGAG AACCTAGGAAACCGAAGGATCCGTGTAGATATTGCTGACCAGTCTAATGATAAAG AGAGAGACAATGGATCTATGGGAGGCCGGGACAGGGGCGGCCGGATGTCGGACCTGGGTCCTGACAAGACAGACAGTCCTGACTGGAGGGCTCGGCCCAGCTCAGATGCTGATGATGGACCGCCCAAGAGAGAAGAGGCCTTTGGAGAAAG CGATACAGGATCACGGGACCGCTACGAGCCTGATCGTTTTCGAGACGGGCCACGGCGGGACAATGACCGCTATGATAGTGGAAGAGACCGCTTCCGCGATCGCTACGATGACAGGGACCGTAGAGACTTCGATAGAGGAG GTTTTGACTCtcgtggtggaggaggaggaagtcgTCGTGCCTTTGGCACTGGCTTCCGCCGCGATTATGATGACACTCGGGGTAGCAGTGATCGTTACGGTGAACGAGAACGTTACGGGGACCGCGAGGACCGATACGAGAGGAAGGATGAGAGGCGTGAAGAGAGGAGTGACGGTGAGG GTGCCACGCAGAGACCCAAGTTGAACCTTAAGCCCCGTAGCGTGCCTAAGGAGGAGGAAGGCAGTGGTGGAGGCGGTGGCGGTGGCGGAGGTAGCAGTGGTGGGGGCGGCGGTACCTCCCCAGCTGTAGCTGCACCTCCAAGCTCTGGCAGCAGGGCTTCCTCCATCTTTGGTGCAGCAAAGCCAGTTGACACAGCAGCCAaggagagggaggtggaggagaggctgaagaaacaggaagagagactgcagaggcagctggaggaggacaaAGGACGAGGACCTGAGAGAAAGATTCGAGACAG GGACCCAAGCTGGCGCAATGAAGAAAGTCATCCTTCGAGGTCTCGCACAGGAAGTGAGTCTTCACAGCCAGGAAGTACTTCTGGTAGAG GCTCCCGGTGTCGAGATGGCGAGCGCTCTGGGGAGAATGAGGTTTTCAGTGCGAGAGATAGTGAGCCCTCCTCCCCTGGGACCTCCCCGCTGCCCCCCTCCATCAACTCCTCCAAGGAGCTGCTGAAGGTGGTGCCTGCACCTCCTCCGAAGGAGAATGTCTGGGCCAAGAGAAGTGCAGCCAGCACAGGCTCTAGTGAGGGTGATGGACGACCTCCAGTCTCTCCTGTCTCCCCCAGTGGGTCAACTCCTCCTAAGCTCAG CTCCCCAAATTCTGCAGATGAAAGAGATTCTGAAAAAG AAGTTCAGCTCAGCCAGTAA